The proteins below come from a single Necator americanus strain Aroian chromosome V, whole genome shotgun sequence genomic window:
- a CDS encoding hypothetical protein (NECATOR_CHRV.G17991.T1) has translation MHPAELWLKAEVIELNESRCVSGERHRAKKSDVHGFPQYDSKTLLNLDFKTELLLQGGPKRMSKTEH, from the exons ATGCACCCCGCAGAGTTGTGGCTGAAGGCTGAAGTTATTG aactAAATGAGTCACGCTGCGTTTCTGGTGAGCGTCACAGAGCGAAAAAATCGGACGTACATGGATTTCCACAATATGACAGCA AAACTCTACTTAACCTGGATTTCAAAACTGAGCTCTTACTGCAAGGTGGTCCGAAAAGAATGTCAAAGACCGAACATTAG
- a CDS encoding hypothetical protein (NECATOR_CHRV.G17990.T2): MVATSRKGHGSTAVALQCHRGIYCCLIVKCSDYYTGCRLYTGQIKREYEEFRHIQLYCGIVSGIDSDQQQ, translated from the exons ATGGTAGCTACGTCTAGAAAAG GACACGGAAGCACAGCTGTCGCTCTTCAATGTCATCGCGGCATCTATTGTTGCCTTATTGTTAAGTGCAGTGATTATTATACTGGTTGTCGCTTATATACGGGCCAAATCAAGAGGGAATACGAAG AATTCCGTCACATCCAGCTCTACTGTGGAATCGTATCTGGAATCGATAGCgatcaacaacaataa
- a CDS encoding hypothetical protein (NECATOR_CHRV.G17989.T1) produces the protein MDRSPESGQNCLKPGAMRWMQIAAIRKICDLTGMRSVTIESFGETRDERRIVLIRITNGNGMRLELLNLGATVRSIVVPDREGVMTDVALGFDCVKAYEADPLFIGSTLGRVAGRIRSARYAIDSREYFLAQNDYPHHRNGGVKSPLSKKVWNYTLLEEGNGVVFTVRSHDGEEGYPGNVNIQVSYVLTNHNEILVQFSANTDKSTLMNLSSNFYLNLDGEGCTLDNHELQVTATSYLETEQDGTVTGEIIDLPSTSRDPQPICQGFLDKFNHIYCFDPVQTKSAKKFRHMMRIFSNKSGIDLNVTSTLSCLRFDTGSELDTCVGKQGKTYRQNSAFVVGCRGFEDACNQSHFPPISLRPDQLYQHITIYRFSLVE, from the exons ATTTGTGACCTTACGGGGATGAGGTCAGTCACTATAGAATCGTTTGGAGAGACACGCGATGAACGGCGAATAGTTCTAATACGAATCACGAATG GTAACGGAATGCGCTTGGAACTGTTAAACCTCGGCGCAACTGTTCGATCCATCGTCGTTCCCGACAGAGAAGGTGTGATGACGGATGTTGCACTAGGATTCGATTgtgtgaaag CCTATGAAGCCGATCCGCTATTCATTGGATCTACGTTAGGGAGAGTGGCCGGAAGAATCCGCAGTGCACGTTACGCTATTGACAGTCGAGAGTATTTCTTGGCGCAGAACGATTACCCACATCACCGTAATGGTGGTGTGAAGAGTCCACTGAGCAAG aaagTTTGGAACTACACTTTACTGGAAGAAGGGAATGGAGTCGTGTTTACCGTTAGATCACACGATG GTGAAGAAGGATATCCGGGCAATGTGAATATTCAAGTCTCCTATGTACTAACCAATCACAACGAGATTCTTGTCCAGTTTTCTGCGAATACGGACAAGTCGACATTAATGAATCTATCCAGCAATTTTTACCTGAATTTGGATGGAGAG GGTTGCACGCTGGATAATCACGAGCTACAGGTCACTGCCACCTCATACTTGGAGACGGAACAGGATGGTACAGTAACAG GCGAGATAATCGATTTGCCATCGACTTCACGTGATCCACAACCAATATGTCAGGGCTTTTTGGACAAATTTAACCACATTTATTGCTTCGACCCAGTGCAAACAAAATCTGCGAAGAAATTCAGGCATATGATGAG GATATTCTCGAATAAATCCGGTATAGATCTCAATGTGACGTCAACTTTAAG CTGCTTACGATTCGACACCGGTTCGGAACTAGACACATGTGTGGGTAAGCAGGGAAAGACATATAGACAAAACTCAGCGTTTGTTGTTGGTTGTCGAGGATTTGAAGACGCTTGTAATCAG agccATTTCCCACCGATATCACTGCGACCGGATCAGCTTTATCAACACATCACCATTTATCGATTTTCACTGGTAGAATAA
- a CDS encoding hypothetical protein (NECATOR_CHRV.G17990.T1) encodes MVATSRKAAGHGSTAVALQCHRGIYCCLIVKCSDYYTGCRLYTGQIKREYEEFRHIQLYCGIVSGIDSDQQQ; translated from the exons ATGGTAGCTACGTCTAGAAAAG CTGCAGGACACGGAAGCACAGCTGTCGCTCTTCAATGTCATCGCGGCATCTATTGTTGCCTTATTGTTAAGTGCAGTGATTATTATACTGGTTGTCGCTTATATACGGGCCAAATCAAGAGGGAATACGAAG AATTCCGTCACATCCAGCTCTACTGTGGAATCGTATCTGGAATCGATAGCgatcaacaacaataa